From Novipirellula artificiosorum, the proteins below share one genomic window:
- the mutY gene encoding A/G-specific adenine glycosylase, whose translation MSKRSPPSRVAESVPHDPVWQQSAWRSRLRKRLLDWFGENQRDLPWRAKSDELRPDPYRVWVSEIMLQQTQVATVIPYYERFLDRFPTVTSLAAADEQTMLSLWEGLGYYRRARSLHAAAKVVCEKHQGTFPDDYTDVIGLPGIGRYTAGAILSIAFNQKLPILEGNTQRVFSRWVALRAAVNEKPVSNLLWQLAEAMLPPAKPQARGPGQFNQAAMELGALVCTPRSPRCDLCPIRGMCKARIAGLEQTIPGKVKQIEYEKRIEYAFLIADRSRKRFLVRPIPEGQRWAGLWDFPRWTRGDVQDVDVAAAKLGAQLSSEIAPLKSFATIKHAVTKYRIELKVYTANIASAGSLNKKANDWSPVDPWRFMTLTELNGLPMSVTGRRITKKLIHS comes from the coding sequence GTGAGCAAACGCAGCCCTCCATCTCGCGTCGCTGAATCCGTGCCGCACGATCCGGTATGGCAGCAGTCGGCTTGGCGGAGCCGGCTGAGAAAACGCCTGCTCGATTGGTTTGGGGAGAACCAACGGGACTTGCCTTGGCGCGCGAAATCGGACGAGTTGCGGCCCGATCCGTATCGAGTTTGGGTCAGCGAGATCATGTTGCAACAAACTCAAGTCGCGACGGTCATTCCCTATTACGAGCGTTTCCTGGATCGGTTTCCGACGGTCACGTCGTTGGCCGCCGCAGACGAACAAACCATGCTGTCCCTTTGGGAAGGACTCGGTTATTACCGCCGTGCCCGATCCCTGCATGCTGCGGCCAAAGTCGTTTGCGAGAAACACCAAGGAACGTTCCCCGACGATTATACGGACGTGATCGGTTTGCCCGGTATCGGGCGTTACACGGCCGGGGCGATTTTGTCGATCGCGTTCAATCAGAAACTGCCGATTTTGGAGGGGAACACTCAGCGCGTCTTCAGCCGTTGGGTCGCGCTGCGAGCTGCTGTCAACGAGAAGCCTGTTTCCAACTTGCTTTGGCAGCTTGCCGAGGCGATGCTGCCACCGGCCAAGCCACAGGCTCGGGGCCCCGGTCAGTTTAACCAAGCGGCGATGGAACTCGGTGCGTTGGTCTGTACCCCTCGATCACCCCGATGCGACCTGTGTCCGATTCGCGGCATGTGCAAAGCAAGAATCGCGGGGCTTGAGCAAACGATCCCAGGTAAGGTCAAACAGATCGAATACGAGAAGCGAATCGAGTACGCGTTCTTGATTGCGGACCGATCACGCAAGCGTTTCTTGGTCAGACCCATTCCTGAGGGACAGCGTTGGGCAGGGTTGTGGGATTTCCCAAGGTGGACTCGCGGTGATGTCCAAGACGTTGACGTCGCTGCGGCGAAGTTGGGGGCGCAACTGAGTAGCGAAATCGCGCCGCTGAAGTCGTTCGCCACGATCAAACACGCGGTGACAAAGTATCGGATCGAACTGAAAGTTTACACCGCCAACATTGCTTCGGCGGGAAGCCTCAACAAAAAGGCAAACGACTGGTCACCCGTCGATCCTTGGCGTTTCATGACGCTTACGGAGTTGAACGGATTGCCAATGAGTGTTACCGGCCGCCGCATCACAAAAAAGTTGATTCACTCCTAG
- a CDS encoding DUF11 domain-containing protein: MKPFGVRLAAGAVTILLGALAAAQAQKDRGDHKESSWTLNASTQLTHPPAPITGMESTQPQGLLGVAASEMQAGNLSKLNLPDGPLGSIDSKSLPMAEYGAVQQVQFSEPAIDSAPDLAYETASAHIATRSTVAPFVPPTLAGDPMSASEAPGWGLPNDPISVESESPEPMPPTPTDAPDSLSSDPQGMAMAPLGPSAAAYGELPMPDSSPMQELGGEPSMAMPAMAMPSMAVPALSMANVPQDEYVDPLAEVGAAPMSSGQPSNVLRGGPEPMTMSGSAMSGSIAAAPSVNPLPQSAPMETQPMMGQPMPFTPPAAADALPAATSMAAMPMPYAEPSVNQPQYGSAAPLEQPGYPASLPDQRVASAASLPTAMQNSYPPQPLATPIAAQPVAIDPNETLASPGDRRLEGIQAPSIVIQKRAPSEVKVGKPASFVIHVQNVGTVEALDVQVNDRVPQGMRLVDASPAPTLEGDVLIWSLGSMPAGDERTVTMQLVPEQEGELGSVARVTFEAAASVRTVSTRPELKIVQRAPEQVLIGQQLEIEVEVSNPGTGSATGVVVQEDVPNGLEHPKGKQLDNLLGDLAPGEVRHQVLRLRATAPGVIQNTIRLVSDDGLSAEHQVDVEVVAPQLQIGLSGPSLKYLERQATYELQVENTGTADATNVEIVAQLDRGFTFVSTDFEGQYDPSQHAVYWSLANLPKGKGGKVPLTLLPVEEGARKISIEAKGDLGTVAKSEKNIAIESLAELTFQIADSADPIEIGGETTYEIRVANSGSRNDSNVRVQLQLPAGIERVAADGDAQEDGRGGIFFPPKPQLAANSDLVYRVRVRGMTEGTHLVKAIVTSDQAAVPVTKEESTMVYADR, translated from the coding sequence ATGAAACCGTTTGGTGTTCGACTTGCTGCTGGTGCCGTCACAATATTGTTGGGGGCGTTAGCCGCTGCACAGGCACAAAAAGACCGTGGTGACCACAAGGAATCAAGCTGGACCTTGAATGCGTCAACTCAATTAACCCACCCGCCTGCTCCGATCACAGGAATGGAATCCACGCAGCCACAGGGACTGCTTGGCGTTGCCGCCTCGGAGATGCAGGCCGGCAATCTCAGCAAACTGAACCTTCCCGACGGCCCACTTGGCAGCATTGATTCGAAGTCATTGCCCATGGCCGAGTACGGAGCCGTCCAACAAGTCCAATTCAGCGAGCCGGCAATTGATTCCGCTCCTGATCTGGCCTATGAAACCGCCTCGGCCCACATCGCGACCCGCTCGACGGTTGCCCCGTTCGTGCCACCCACCCTCGCTGGCGATCCAATGTCTGCGTCAGAAGCACCCGGCTGGGGATTGCCAAACGATCCGATTTCGGTGGAATCAGAGTCCCCGGAGCCTATGCCCCCCACTCCGACGGACGCGCCGGATTCGCTGTCATCCGACCCACAAGGCATGGCGATGGCACCACTGGGACCCAGCGCAGCGGCGTACGGTGAACTTCCAATGCCCGACTCCTCGCCGATGCAAGAATTGGGCGGGGAACCCTCGATGGCAATGCCCGCGATGGCAATGCCCTCGATGGCAGTACCGGCCTTGTCGATGGCAAACGTCCCCCAAGATGAGTACGTCGACCCGCTGGCGGAGGTTGGAGCGGCACCGATGTCATCGGGCCAACCGAGCAATGTCCTTCGTGGTGGCCCGGAACCAATGACGATGAGTGGCTCGGCGATGAGCGGTTCGATCGCAGCAGCACCGTCGGTGAATCCACTGCCGCAATCAGCCCCAATGGAAACCCAGCCGATGATGGGCCAGCCAATGCCATTCACCCCCCCCGCGGCTGCGGACGCGTTGCCCGCCGCGACGTCAATGGCCGCGATGCCGATGCCCTATGCCGAACCTAGCGTGAATCAACCGCAATACGGCTCCGCGGCTCCTTTAGAACAACCTGGTTACCCTGCAAGTCTGCCCGACCAGCGGGTCGCATCCGCAGCCTCGTTGCCGACAGCGATGCAGAACAGCTACCCACCGCAACCGCTTGCAACACCGATCGCCGCTCAACCGGTTGCGATCGATCCGAATGAAACGCTAGCATCGCCAGGAGACCGACGATTAGAGGGCATCCAGGCTCCGAGTATCGTCATTCAAAAACGCGCTCCAAGCGAGGTGAAGGTTGGAAAACCTGCCTCATTCGTGATTCACGTCCAGAACGTCGGGACGGTCGAAGCCCTTGACGTTCAAGTGAACGATCGAGTGCCGCAAGGAATGCGATTGGTGGATGCCTCCCCAGCACCGACGCTTGAGGGCGATGTGCTGATCTGGTCCCTCGGATCCATGCCCGCCGGCGATGAGCGCACCGTGACGATGCAATTGGTTCCAGAACAAGAGGGCGAATTGGGGAGCGTCGCGAGGGTCACGTTCGAAGCGGCCGCCTCCGTGCGCACCGTCAGCACTCGACCCGAATTAAAAATCGTCCAACGTGCACCGGAACAAGTGCTGATTGGCCAGCAACTTGAAATCGAAGTGGAAGTGTCGAATCCTGGAACGGGATCGGCCACCGGCGTGGTCGTCCAAGAAGATGTTCCCAACGGTCTCGAACACCCAAAGGGAAAGCAGCTTGACAATCTGCTCGGCGATCTGGCTCCAGGCGAAGTACGACACCAAGTTTTACGATTGCGAGCAACTGCCCCCGGAGTCATCCAGAACACGATCCGCTTGGTTTCCGACGATGGGTTGTCCGCGGAGCATCAGGTCGACGTCGAAGTGGTCGCCCCTCAATTGCAAATCGGTTTGTCAGGCCCCTCGCTGAAGTACCTTGAACGACAAGCGACTTACGAATTGCAAGTGGAGAATACCGGGACGGCCGATGCGACCAACGTGGAAATCGTCGCCCAGCTTGATCGCGGGTTCACCTTTGTCAGCACCGACTTCGAAGGCCAATACGACCCCTCACAACATGCGGTCTATTGGTCTCTCGCCAATCTGCCAAAGGGCAAGGGTGGCAAGGTTCCGTTGACGTTGCTGCCGGTCGAAGAAGGAGCTCGAAAGATCAGCATTGAGGCGAAAGGCGACCTCGGAACGGTTGCCAAGAGCGAGAAGAACATTGCGATTGAATCGCTTGCCGAGTTGACCTTCCAGATCGCCGACTCCGCAGACCCGATCGAAATTGGGGGTGAAACCACCTATGAAATCCGCGTCGCCAACAGCGGCTCTCGAAACGACAGCAATGTCCGCGTCCAACTGCAGCTGCCAGCTGGGATTGAACGAGTCGCTGCGGACGGTGACGCACAAGAAGATGGCCGAGGCGGGATTTTCTTCCCACCCAAGCCACAACTGGCCGCCAACAGCGATCTCGTCTACCGCGTTCGCGTACGTGGAATGACCGAAGGCACTCATCTTGTCAAAGCGATTGTGACAAGTGATCAAGCCGCTGTTCCTGTGACCAAAGAAGAAAGCACCATGGTCTACGCAGATCGCTAG
- a CDS encoding rhomboid family intramembrane serine protease, giving the protein MIPLRDSIPSRTTPVVNYAIIVLCTLAFFWQGASGRQDGRIVEQFGMVPARLSNPGAELKITEQVPVQTRFGVQIETVTRTMAEPVIPAWMTILTCMFLHGGWMHFLGNMWFLYIFGDNVEDRLGHLGYATLYLGTGIAAGLAHYVTERYSPIPTIGASGAIAGVMGAYAYLYPHAKVIAVIPLFVILQTIIVPAPVFLGLWFLLQAFSGVSAIAGGVAGGVAWWAHIGGFVAGAVVAVVLGRSPQGHEAVTERRF; this is encoded by the coding sequence ATGATTCCATTACGCGACAGCATCCCAAGTCGAACAACGCCGGTGGTGAACTACGCCATCATCGTTCTCTGCACGTTGGCGTTTTTCTGGCAAGGGGCATCCGGCCGTCAAGATGGTCGCATCGTCGAACAATTCGGGATGGTTCCCGCGCGACTGAGCAACCCCGGTGCGGAATTGAAAATCACCGAGCAGGTTCCTGTGCAAACGCGTTTTGGCGTTCAAATCGAAACGGTGACGCGGACCATGGCGGAACCGGTGATTCCAGCGTGGATGACGATCTTGACGTGCATGTTCTTGCATGGTGGATGGATGCACTTTCTCGGCAACATGTGGTTCCTTTACATCTTTGGCGACAACGTTGAAGATCGTTTGGGTCACTTGGGCTACGCAACCCTCTATTTGGGGACCGGGATTGCGGCCGGCTTAGCCCATTACGTCACGGAACGTTACAGTCCCATACCGACGATCGGCGCTAGCGGCGCGATTGCAGGAGTGATGGGGGCGTATGCTTACTTGTATCCTCACGCGAAAGTGATTGCAGTGATCCCGTTGTTCGTGATTCTGCAGACCATCATCGTCCCTGCTCCCGTTTTCTTGGGGCTGTGGTTCTTGCTGCAAGCCTTTAGCGGAGTCTCCGCGATCGCGGGTGGGGTTGCCGGCGGCGTCGCATGGTGGGCGCACATCGGAGGTTTTGTCGCAGGTGCGGTCGTGGCAGTCGTTCTGGGGCGATCCCCGCAGGGTCACGAGGCGGTGACCGAGCGACGCTTCTAG
- a CDS encoding response regulator translates to MLAASRVKPMEILLVEDGLMDARVTIHSLRRSQVHHRLTLVRSVTEALQFLNQEGVFARAPQPDLLLLDLNLPDGSGIDVLESMQSGDVNIDSVTTVVLTANEDEGIRYRCRELGVHDYIQKPVHENEFMRVVRDHKRLMVHSAQQLAAVV, encoded by the coding sequence ATGCTTGCCGCCTCACGAGTCAAACCGATGGAGATCTTGTTGGTTGAGGATGGCCTGATGGATGCGCGCGTGACCATTCATTCGCTACGACGTAGTCAAGTGCATCATCGCTTGACCCTGGTCCGCAGCGTCACCGAAGCGTTGCAGTTTTTGAACCAAGAAGGTGTCTTTGCTCGCGCACCGCAACCCGACCTCTTGCTGTTGGACCTCAACCTACCGGATGGATCAGGAATCGACGTGTTGGAATCGATGCAATCGGGGGATGTCAACATCGACTCGGTCACGACGGTCGTGCTAACGGCCAACGAAGACGAAGGGATCCGGTACCGTTGTCGCGAACTCGGCGTACATGATTACATTCAAAAACCGGTTCACGAAAACGAATTCATGCGTGTGGTACGCGACCACAAACGTCTGATGGTCCATTCGGCACAGCAACTTGCCGCGGTCGTGTAG
- a CDS encoding glycosyltransferase family 2 protein yields MSQNNRHEERRFLNHDSLHPTVKLLTKAQRLWTDAYVDEMETLLGASVCRRLAIFKLPPGFVLSVIVPVFNERNTIATVVDRLREIGIPMQIVLIDDGSDDGTADSIEALASDPTITVLRHDQNLGKGAAIRTGIRSCSGDVIVIQDADQEYDPSDFRYLLQPLLAGEADIAYGTRYGHYDRQLSPWWHQAVNSFITLLASVCIGIRLSDVETCYKMAPRQHFDTILPQLAESRFGIEIEMTARWARRGLRFTERPIRYQHRWYDEGKKIGWRDGVSALWCIVKYGLFKR; encoded by the coding sequence ATGTCACAAAACAATCGACACGAGGAGCGTCGCTTTTTGAATCATGATTCACTACACCCTACGGTAAAGCTATTGACTAAAGCCCAGCGATTATGGACCGACGCTTACGTCGACGAAATGGAAACGCTGCTCGGAGCAAGTGTGTGTCGTCGATTGGCGATCTTTAAACTACCACCTGGTTTTGTCCTGTCCGTCATCGTCCCCGTTTTTAATGAACGGAACACGATCGCGACCGTCGTCGACCGACTCCGCGAGATCGGCATTCCAATGCAGATCGTCTTGATCGATGATGGCAGCGACGATGGAACGGCCGACTCGATCGAAGCCCTTGCGAGTGACCCGACGATTACCGTCCTTCGCCACGATCAAAACTTGGGCAAGGGAGCAGCCATACGAACCGGCATCCGATCTTGCAGCGGCGACGTCATCGTGATCCAGGACGCAGATCAAGAATACGACCCGTCCGATTTTCGCTACCTGCTCCAACCGCTCCTAGCCGGCGAAGCCGATATCGCCTATGGCACTCGATACGGCCACTACGACCGCCAACTGTCGCCTTGGTGGCATCAAGCGGTCAACAGCTTCATTACGCTGCTTGCAAGCGTCTGTATCGGCATCCGGCTGAGCGACGTTGAAACCTGCTACAAGATGGCACCACGTCAGCATTTCGACACCATCCTTCCCCAACTTGCCGAATCACGATTCGGTATAGAAATTGAAATGACAGCACGATGGGCCAGACGGGGACTCCGGTTCACCGAAAGGCCGATCCGCTACCAGCACCGATGGTACGACGAAGGGAAGAAAATTGGCTGGCGCGATGGCGTGTCCGCCTTGTGGTGCATCGTCAAGTACGGACTTTTCAAACGCTAG
- a CDS encoding MMPL family transporter, producing the protein MNRSLSHRWAQFVTRRWRWVLLAWIVAVVLLRIAAPSWKEIAFDGDFEYLPAKMTSVAGTRLLNDAFPGIQSRSQIVLVLGREKEELLKSDDIIGLDLLRRLYHQLGVVSWKRAIDAGYQSGPPEQQTSAGPWIKLAREAFDQSIELDERYYERIADQLTERPPTLTQPRLAIAYWDRGRLLERWGDADEAVEADFEAALILIPEIPKMVAPIAKRDLEAWQSLLDVLAWEDPVVGTRLRKPAARLAVLQLSSELAATGNIQIVEALEALIAEVTHDSMRYTKPGLQLLMTGSAAIGGETLMGARDAIRYTEWITVGMILLILTIVYRAPLLVAIPMASIGFAVVASMSLVAILTQLSMKETIPLLDMRVFTTSRIFIVVLLFGAGTDYCLFLIARLREEACQNVWPVACRNAVSGVMGALIGSAMTTVLGLGMLWIAQFGKFHYTGPVIAICLLVGLLVCTTLTPALLTAFGPIVFWPNRINLRKQPKRSLLGPSPNRSFDSHHGGTWGWIAVLLTRYPATAILFGGMLLSVPGVYGFLNERSVTYDLSSQLNHAAKSRQGLRLLARHFNIGEINPVTVLFLRAEDTPRDKLGKDVKQLTTQLYAQDGVAAVRNADDPLGDFPPSRDMSLFGGDAWRRRALQNHRIAQRYFYSEVPEYEKRLVRLDVIIDGDPFSLETSTRVSKLEAFLRAQTLSKESVWKGSKVLLAGTTPSIIDLRKVTLSDNRRIKIAVVVAVFAVLVLVLRQVVLSLYLIITVLISYYATLGLTILFFRAAYGSDYVGLDWKLPLFLFVILVAVGQDYNVYLVTRVLEEQRQLGWRAALRRAVSRTGGIITACGLVMAATFFSMTAAVWLPPIARFFGFPTQSGVALRGIVELGFALGLGVLIDTFYVRTILVPSFIALMGRWSLKKPS; encoded by the coding sequence ATGAATCGTTCGTTGTCGCATCGATGGGCGCAGTTCGTGACACGACGTTGGCGATGGGTGCTGTTGGCTTGGATCGTTGCGGTTGTTTTACTTCGCATCGCAGCGCCGTCATGGAAAGAGATCGCTTTTGACGGCGATTTCGAGTACCTGCCGGCGAAAATGACCAGTGTTGCCGGCACGCGTTTGCTGAACGATGCCTTTCCGGGCATCCAAAGTCGCAGCCAGATCGTCCTGGTGCTCGGCCGGGAAAAAGAAGAACTTCTCAAATCCGATGACATCATCGGACTCGACCTCCTAAGGCGACTGTACCATCAACTCGGAGTGGTGAGTTGGAAACGTGCGATTGACGCGGGCTATCAATCGGGGCCACCTGAGCAGCAAACGTCCGCAGGACCATGGATCAAGCTAGCGCGAGAAGCCTTCGATCAGTCGATTGAATTGGACGAACGGTACTACGAACGCATTGCCGATCAACTGACCGAGCGGCCACCGACGCTGACTCAACCTCGACTTGCGATTGCTTATTGGGATCGCGGCCGATTGCTCGAACGATGGGGTGATGCAGACGAAGCGGTCGAAGCTGATTTTGAAGCGGCGCTGATCTTGATTCCAGAGATTCCCAAGATGGTCGCGCCGATCGCCAAGCGAGACTTAGAGGCTTGGCAAAGCCTGCTTGACGTACTGGCCTGGGAAGATCCCGTTGTTGGAACGCGGTTACGGAAACCCGCTGCACGGTTAGCTGTCTTGCAATTGTCGAGTGAGTTGGCGGCAACGGGCAATATCCAAATCGTCGAAGCCCTCGAGGCACTGATCGCCGAGGTCACACACGACAGCATGCGTTACACCAAGCCGGGCTTGCAGCTGCTAATGACCGGTTCGGCAGCGATCGGTGGTGAAACCTTGATGGGAGCTCGCGATGCCATTCGCTATACCGAATGGATCACGGTTGGCATGATCTTGCTTATCTTGACGATCGTCTATCGGGCGCCCTTATTGGTTGCGATCCCCATGGCCTCGATCGGGTTCGCCGTCGTCGCCTCCATGAGTCTGGTGGCGATACTGACTCAGCTGTCGATGAAGGAGACGATCCCTCTGCTCGACATGCGGGTGTTTACGACCAGTCGGATCTTTATCGTCGTGCTTCTGTTTGGTGCAGGAACGGACTACTGCCTGTTCTTGATCGCGCGACTTCGCGAAGAAGCTTGTCAAAACGTTTGGCCGGTCGCATGTCGCAATGCAGTTTCGGGTGTGATGGGAGCCTTGATTGGCAGCGCCATGACAACCGTCTTGGGGTTGGGGATGCTGTGGATTGCCCAATTCGGAAAGTTTCATTACACCGGTCCCGTGATTGCGATTTGTTTGCTCGTGGGACTGCTCGTTTGCACAACATTGACTCCGGCGTTATTGACAGCATTCGGCCCGATCGTGTTTTGGCCAAATCGGATCAATCTGCGAAAGCAACCCAAGCGATCACTGCTGGGGCCATCGCCCAATCGATCCTTCGATTCCCATCATGGCGGGACGTGGGGGTGGATCGCCGTGCTGCTGACTCGATACCCTGCGACTGCGATCCTGTTCGGCGGGATGCTGCTGAGCGTTCCCGGGGTTTACGGATTTTTGAACGAGCGTTCAGTCACCTACGACCTCAGCAGCCAATTGAATCATGCAGCCAAAAGCCGCCAGGGGCTGCGGTTGCTGGCCCGCCATTTCAACATTGGTGAAATCAACCCGGTCACGGTTCTGTTTCTACGGGCGGAGGATACGCCCCGTGATAAACTGGGAAAAGACGTCAAGCAACTGACCACCCAACTGTACGCCCAAGATGGCGTTGCGGCGGTTCGAAACGCCGATGACCCCTTGGGTGACTTTCCCCCTAGCCGCGACATGAGCTTATTTGGCGGCGATGCTTGGCGCCGCCGGGCGTTGCAGAATCACCGAATTGCTCAGCGATATTTCTATAGTGAAGTTCCCGAGTACGAAAAACGCCTGGTTCGCTTGGATGTCATCATTGACGGTGATCCGTTCTCCCTCGAAACGTCAACGCGTGTCAGCAAGCTGGAAGCCTTCCTACGAGCTCAAACCCTGTCCAAGGAATCGGTCTGGAAAGGCTCCAAGGTCTTATTGGCCGGAACGACGCCGTCAATCATCGATCTACGCAAGGTCACCTTGTCGGACAACCGGCGTATCAAGATCGCGGTGGTCGTCGCCGTTTTTGCCGTCCTGGTGCTCGTTCTTCGACAAGTGGTTTTGTCGTTGTACTTGATCATCACCGTACTGATTAGTTATTACGCGACCTTAGGACTGACCATCTTGTTTTTCCGAGCCGCTTATGGCAGCGACTACGTCGGTTTGGACTGGAAGCTGCCGCTGTTTTTGTTTGTGATCTTGGTCGCGGTTGGTCAAGACTACAATGTTTACCTTGTCACGCGAGTCCTGGAGGAGCAACGTCAGCTGGGTTGGCGAGCTGCACTACGTCGGGCCGTGTCTCGGACGGGAGGAATCATCACGGCGTGCGGACTCGTCATGGCTGCGACGTTCTTCAGCATGACTGCCGCCGTCTGGCTCCCCCCGATTGCACGTTTTTTTGGGTTTCCGACTCAAAGCGGCGTAGCACTGCGAGGAATCGTCGAACTCGGTTTCGCACTCGGGCTTGGCGTTCTGATCGATACATTTTATGTCCGCACGATTCTGGTACCAAGCTTTATCGCTTTGATGGGACGATGGTCGTTAAAAAAGCCGAGCTGA